From Ictalurus punctatus breed USDA103 chromosome 26, Coco_2.0, whole genome shotgun sequence:
GCATCTTATGTATGGTCAAACCATCTTGACGTATCATGATATTAAATTTTTTCCTTATTAACATCATTTAATAAACATCAAACATGAAAACATCCAtggacaaaatgaagaaaaagatcCAGGACACATTCACGCGAACAAATCGCTAAGAATATATACCGAAttggcaattttatttatatacgaAAGAGAACTATTTATACGAGGAAAAGATTATGGATCtgattaaaacattttagacCTGAAAAAAATAGCGATAAGAAGGCGACAATCAGATCAGTGCTTTTATAGTAGTCATTTGAGCATCTTGGCCAGTACAAATTGAATAAAGGTTGAACTGCACGATGGCCCGAGTGGTTTCATAAGGATACGGAGATATCGGCCCTGTCTGGCCATGGACGCTTCCCACACTTCTTCATTTAGAAAGGAGATGGAGGCGGCCTTCAAGAAGAGAGTGCGACTGTCTGGAGGATCCAGCTGAACAGAACAAACAGCGATAGATGCATTAATGACAAACAGAGGTGTATCTCAGCTTGTCTTGGGTCTTACAGTATATCAGCTGATTGATAATGACGTTGCTTTAGAGTAATGTCAGAGTAGCATGGTTAATTATTCACCTGCAAGTTGTCTTCTGTAGTGACCCAGTGACCCCCAACTGCAAGAAGAGAGATGATGTCGTGCTTGTGTGGGAGATGTTTCTTGACCTCCGGTTCCTCTTCGTAAAGCCTCACTGGTTGGAGAGGAAAACAGACAAATGTCTGACAGCAGCCTGTTCGTTGTTAAATGCTCCTTGGTAATGGACAAATCTGGTTTAAGTACCTCCTGCATCAATGACTATGTCCACCCCAAGTCCTCCAGTCTCTTCCAGGCATGAGTCCACTAGGTCCACTTTTGAGTCCCAGACTCCAATCACCCTggctttatttacaaaaatgagcAACTTAAGGAGTGAAAGTGTAACCTAATAGTATTATTGTTGACACGCCCCCAAGTCAGGCACTCAGACCATTAAACACTCACCTACAAGTGATTCTAGCACACCTTGTGCAAGTGCGAGGAGAGAGATCATAAGATAGAGAAAAATTAAAGAGCTAAAGACACAGTGATGAAGGATATGGTAAGGATAGCCAGTGAAGGACTATCTTTGAAAGAATCAAAGCATCACAGAATTACGTTTCACCTTCTTACCTACATTCGGTCGAAGATGTTCCAGAAACTTATGTTCGTCCGGGGATATGGCAGTCGTGAGGACTTTCACCCCGTGGTAATGGGCTAGCTGGATGGCTAGCACTCCAAAGGGctaaatacataaaacatgTGCAATGGTGCATGGGTAAGTTAATAACCTTACCTTCCCTAGTTATCATCTGATCACAATTTGTACTGAAATATTAGAAGTTCTTTATACACTTTTAATCATCTTATAGAGGACTGGTAAGTTTAAATTAGCTCAAAACCTCAACAAATATGCACCAATGAAACAATTAGAATATATCAAGAATTGTATGAAAacaataatttaacatttaaaaccatAAGAATCCCAAATCTGGTCAGAATTCCAGCTACAGCAGAGTATGTTACACAGTATGTTTCCACAGTCCTTTGACTGAATTTCtgtatggaagtataatagtgccaaatgaTGTGAAGGCTTGAATTTTAAGACCCGAATTTTAAGACCTGCATTTTTGCAGCCTGaatttgtgaggttgaaaaataatgtgttgaaatattacctgacgaataatgaagatggtattttaacaactgaatattttggaactgTAGGTTATgaaggtgaatatgtgtgcattgaattttgaacgctggaattttttttcaatcaaaatatacaaacccaatgaGTTGCAGAAGAAACTAATTCAAGATTTGATAttgctgtatttgttttttttccaatttgggtcaaattgctgggcagaaaaattcaagtatAGTTATTGCGATatgttttttattcaatttatgtaattcaacatgcgATTTTGCCTTcaggacatttggcactattatacttccatattTCTGACAATTAATTTTGTCTGTGTGATAAAATCGAAACATATGACAAAGTTAATCTGATCTTTCTGAGCTTCAACAGCTCATGACAttaaagggttacaaagcttttttttgtagcttttaACTATAATTAGATTGTAGTTTGAAATGATATGTCTATTACTACCTGGTGAATGTGTTCTTGGTAAATGCATAAATGACAGATCTTTAGTATCACACTGAATTCTTTTTGACATTTGAATCAGTTTGAGTTTGTCTCACTAAAACAGGTGACGTTACGTCTGTCAGTTTGAACTGTAAATGCCTGCTGAAAATATCCCAGGGAGCGTAATGGAGAGCAGTTCTACATTagccacccacacacacagccccagacacacacacagccccagacacacacacagccccagacacacacacagccccagacacacacacagccccagacacacacacagccccagacacacacagccCCACACccacaaaccccccccccccccccccccccacacacacacacacagagcaagtgCACACTGTAAAGCTACtctcttctttgttttctcTTCTTCATACTCTCTTTTAAAAATTTCTCCGGTTTTCTTTCTGCTTAATTCAGactattcctttttttaattattccatttctttatgcttttctctccttttctatCCTCCTTGCGTTTCTAATGATCTCTGAttctccctttttctctctttccttcttttatcTTTAATTCTTTTACTATTCTtccatttcttccttttttttttgctttccttcCTTCAATCCTTCCTTTTGTCATCATGTTTAGTTCATCGCAAGCACGGTGTACTTCCTTTAGGAAACCTATTTAATAAACAACAGGCATTAACTTACACTCGCCCCATCCAGTACAAGCAGCGTGTGTCCGACAGCCATGCGGGCCAGGGTGTGTAGCGCTGTGTAGGCCCTGAGACCATCTTTAATTGCTCCAGCAGCTTCAAACCAGCTAACCTTCTCGGGTTTCTGAACtgtccaaacacacacccacacactatTGTGAGACATACATACTAGCAGCATGGTAAATACTTCTCATATTAATGTCATTAGTGATATCTGTCACTGAATTGACCTAAATTATATTCATCCACAAGGACGACATCGCAAAGGCCAGACATCTCAGCATCCAGGGGAAGAATACctgaaaaatgatttaaaaatagattttaaaaatgaataataaatgtcaTGCATTACAGAGTTCCCAGACATGCATTGGCCAATCATATAGTTCCTACCCACAACTtcatcatcaggctggaagaaGGTCACTTTGGGTCCCACTGCATTGTTGAGAAGATAAAACTGTTACACTATAATGACAAGAAATGTGTATAGATCATTCGACAAAATGTCAAGGCAAGATTAGAAATGTAACCTTGGAGCACGACTCCTGCCACCTCTCGCCCGACCGGGACATGTTCCCTCTGCAGCTTTAAATCCTCACACAGCTGAAAAACAGACAGATTTGTTTGTGCTGGTGTGATCTACACATTGAAATCTGGGGGAAAGAGTCATGTCACAGCAGACTGACCGAGTGAGCACTCACCTTAATGTCCACAGGACTAAGCGAACAGCCTTTGACTTGAACTTTGACTTGATGATCACCAATAGTTGCAGCTATACTCTGTTAATAAAGACAACAGACACAATGGGAATATCTGAATAACTAGTAATAGTACAAGAACTACACTTATTGGCTATTGCATCAGGTAAACCCAGCATATGGGTGCACTTTATACTGTAGATATACACAGATCAGCTATAACATAAAAAGCagtgacaggtgaagtgaataaaattgattatctcattacagtggcacctgtcaaggggtgggatgtaTTAGGCAGCATGTGAACAATCGGTTCTTGAAGAtgatgtgctggaagcaggaaaaatgggcaagtgtaaggatctgagcgattCTGACAAGGCCCAAATTATGAATGCTAAAccactgggtcagagcatctccaaaatggcaggtcttgtgaggtgttcccCAGGCTGCAGTGGTTACTACCTACCAAAACtgatccaaggaaggacaaccagtgaaccagtgacagggtcatgggcacccaaggctcattgatgtgtgCGGGaagcgaaggctagcctgtccggtctgatcccacagaagagctacagcAGCACTGTATGATTAATAAATTATGAATAATTAACCATGCTACCCTGGCAATGATAGAAAGGTGTTAGGACACACAGTGCACTGCAGCTTGGTGATTATGCGGCTGTGTCGCCACAGAtgggtcagagtgcccatgctgacccctgtccactgccgaaaGCACCTAAAATGGGCGCGTGAGCATCAGAACCGGACCATGAAGCAATGGAAGAGGGTGGCCTGCTTTGATGAATCACAATTTCTTTCACACCATATGGACGGCCAGATGcgtgtgtgtcacttacctCTGGAAGAAGTGGCACCAGAATTCACTATGGGAATAAGTCAAGCTGGCGGAgaaagtgtgatgctctgggcaatgtccTGCTGtgaaacctcgggtcctggcattcatatgGATGCTACTTTGACTTATTATTCCTACTTATTAGGCAGGTATCATACAAAAGGTATGATAACGATCCTTTATATGGAAAGTGAAACTTAAGCTCCCAGATTCAGCCAGCCCCTGTTCATGACCATGCTCCCGAGTATTGCTTAGATCTCTGATTGGACAGtgattgcatttcagtgtggcATGGTTTCTACACAGTGACGGAAGTGAAGCACAATGCAAAGGGATACATTACATACACTCTGGGCGTGAGAAATCAATTCCTTGTTTATTCTTTTACACAGAAGAGGTCAAATGACCTAATACAGTGAAGGTTTTGCTTTTCTCCGTGCCACCGAAAAGCAATACTATTCTCATTACTGTACTGAAAATCAACAACGTTCATGTATTTTCCTTTTGAAAATCAGgacatttgcataaataaagtgGATTCCTGTCattttaattaatcattaattaacGAACACTTTTAAATTACTGCTTTTCAAATTTCAAAAGTATGTGCAAAATAAATTGCCACCCAAATAATACCTGCTCATGACGTATTGGCCCCTTTCTACTGATGGAGGTAGGAGAAGGAGGCTGATGTTATGTATAGTGACAGATCTGCTTCAGTCGGTATTTGTATACCTATATACAGTAGGGTTACCTTATAAAGTGTCTCGTTCTAATGTGAAACTACCTATGCTGCAATGCACAATGCTGTCGATACTCACTGTCTCCTGTATAATAAACTTCAGCTCCTTGG
This genomic window contains:
- the cryzl1 gene encoding quinone oxidoreductase-like protein 1 isoform X2, whose translation is MTSLFGSQEVIINIIQEGKKKSGMKGLYCKLGEAKELKFIIQETSIAATIGDHQVKVQVKGCSLSPVDIKLCEDLKLQREHVPVGREVAGVVLQVGPKVTFFQPDDEVVGILPLDAEMSGLCDVVLVDEYNLVQKPEKVSWFEAAGAIKDGLRAYTALHTLARMAVGHTLLVLDGASPFGVLAIQLAHYHGVKVLTTAISPDEHKFLEHLRPNVARVIGVWDSKVDLVDSCLEETGGLGVDIVIDAGVRLYEEEPEVKKHLPHKHDIISLLAVGGHWVTTEDNLQLDPPDSRTLFLKAASISFLNEEVWEASMARQGRYLHIMKDVVEKLSTGIFRPVLENPVPLYEATVSMEMVQRRQVRKRVVVKL
- the cryzl1 gene encoding quinone oxidoreductase-like protein 1 isoform X1; this translates as MTSLFGSQEVIINIIQEGKKKSGMKGLYCKLGEAKELKFIIQETSIAATIGDHQVKVQVKGCSLSPVDIKLCEDLKLQREHVPVGREVAGVVLQVGPKVTFFQPDDEVVGILPLDAEMSGLCDVVLVDEYNLVQKPEKVSWFEAAGAIKDGLRAYTALHTLARMAVGHTLLVLDGASPFGVLAIQLAHYHGVKVLTTAISPDEHKFLEHLRPNVGVLESLVARVIGVWDSKVDLVDSCLEETGGLGVDIVIDAGVRLYEEEPEVKKHLPHKHDIISLLAVGGHWVTTEDNLQLDPPDSRTLFLKAASISFLNEEVWEASMARQGRYLHIMKDVVEKLSTGIFRPVLENPVPLYEATVSMEMVQRRQVRKRVVVKL
- the cryzl1 gene encoding quinone oxidoreductase-like protein 1 isoform X3, with protein sequence MKGLYCKLGEAKELKFIIQETSIAATIGDHQVKVQVKGCSLSPVDIKLCEDLKLQREHVPVGREVAGVVLQVGPKVTFFQPDDEVVGILPLDAEMSGLCDVVLVDEYNLVQKPEKVSWFEAAGAIKDGLRAYTALHTLARMAVGHTLLVLDGASPFGVLAIQLAHYHGVKVLTTAISPDEHKFLEHLRPNVGVLESLVARVIGVWDSKVDLVDSCLEETGGLGVDIVIDAGVRLYEEEPEVKKHLPHKHDIISLLAVGGHWVTTEDNLQLDPPDSRTLFLKAASISFLNEEVWEASMARQGRYLHIMKDVVEKLSTGIFRPVLENPVPLYEATVSMEMVQRRQVRKRVVVKL